GCGGGGAGCAGGCCCCACGGGTCGACCGGCGGGGTCGAGAACTGCACCTGGGTGCTGTCACAGGCAGCCGTGGTGCAGGAGTACTGCACCCGGTAGGTGACCTTGTTGCCGTGCGCGCCTTCCTGGATGTCCGTGATCGTCGAGCCGTCGCTCAGGTCGACGGGTGTGACGACGATGTTGAGCACGCCGCTGCCAGCCGCCGCGGCCGAGGTCGGGAGCAGGACCCCGACACCGGAGGCGATGAGGGCGAGCACCAGCGCCACGAGCGCCGGGACGCGTGCGGCCAGGATGCGATTCACGGGGGGGACCTTCCGAGTGGGGGCACGAGACCGAGGACGACAGGACCCCCAGGGGGACGGGGTCCTGCTCCTCGCTTCGTGAGCATCGGGGCTCACTCGGTCCGACGTGCGCAGGATGAGGGAACCTCACCCCACGTCTCATCCCATCGAGTCGCGCTCCGGGAGCGTCATCCGGGTCAACAGCACCAGCGCCACCGCCGCGAGAGCGCTGCCGAAGACGAAGAAGGCGAAGTAGTTGCGGGACGGGTCGACGCCGACGAGGTCCCCGCTGCCGATCGCGAGGAACGCGGGGCCCAGGGCGGGGACGACGGTCTGCGGCAGCGTCCGGGCGATGTTGAAGTAGCCGAGCAGGCGACCGTTCGCGCCGTGCGGCAGCACGGCCAGCGCCACGGCGAGGTCGAGTGCGACGTAGGTGCCCAGGCCCGCGCCGGCGCAGAGCAGGGCCAGGACGTACGCCGGCGTCCCGGTCGCCGTGGTGAGTACCAGGTTGGCGCCGAGCAGCAGCAGGATCCCGCCGGCCATGACCGGCCGGTACCCGACTCGCCGGGCCAGTGCCCGGGCGCCGCCGATCGCCATCACCATCCCGGTCGCAGCACCGATCGCGGTCACCAGGGCGACCAGGGAAGCGGCGTCGTGCGGCTCGCGGCCCACCCGCCGGATCAGGAAGAACACGCCGTAGACGGTCAGGCAGCTGTACGCGGCTTGCGCGAACAGGCGCTGCAACCACAGCCACCAGTAGGGCGCCCCCGCTCCCGCCAGCACGGCGACGAGCCCTCGCGGACCGTCCGCGGGACGTCGTACCGGCGCGGGCTCGTGCGGGAACGGCTCGAGCGTGCGCAGGTGCCACGCGGCGACGGCGGCCACCGGGACCGCGACGATCGAGAGCAGCACGAACGACGCACGCGGCTCCCGGAGCACCGCGCCGAAGTGACCGCTCAGCAGGGCGTACCCGATCAGGCCGCCCAGCGCGATCGCACCGGTCGCCGCCGCGGCGAACCAACCCGACACCCGGGTCCGGTCGGCCGGTGGTACGACGTCCGAGAGGGTCCCGTAGAGCGCCGCGAAGGTCGCGCTGTAGGACGCCTGGGCGCAGGCCCAGACCGCGACGAGCAAGGGCAGGTTCGGCATGAAGGTCGCGGTGACCGCGAAGGCGCAGCCGCAGACCGTGCCACCGACGATCCACCGCGTGCGGTCCCCGCCCCGCCGGACCCGGCGGTCGCTGAGCCAGCCCCACACCGGGTTGAAGGTCATCCCGGCCAGCGCCCCCGTGGTCTCCACCCAGCTCAACCGCGTCTCCGGCGCGAGGCCGGAGTCAAGCTCGCGCACGAGCAGGCTCAGGCCCACGACGAGCGGGACCACCAGGGCACCGAGGGCGCAGAGCTCGGTGACGCAGAGGGCGGCGACACTCGCCGGACGCAGACGCTGCACGGGCACGACAGGACTCCTGGGAGAGAGGGGGCAGCGGCACGTTAGCCTTGTCGGCGTCTGGGGCGGCACCGGTCCCGGCTGCCCCCACGACGGCTCGGAGTGGGACCGGCATCCGAGGAGCTCCCGTTGCTGGACGTCGACCCCGCACACCACGACGTCGTCGAGATCATCGCGGTCCTCGGCCCGACCGAGATCGCCGAGCTCGACGACCTCGGCGGCCCCGGCACCACGACCGCGGCCCAGGACGCCATCGACGCCGGTCACCTCGCGCTGCGCGCGGAGGACGCCGCCGTCACGCTCGCCTCAGGGGTCCGTGCGGCGCGCGTGTGCGACGCGCTGCGCCGCGACCAGCCCGACCGGGTCGCCCAGCTGCTGCGGCGGCAGGCCGACCTGCGCCTGGTCTCCGGACGACTCGACGCCGGGCTCACGGCGGCTCGCACCCTCGGCGACCTCGAACGGACGGCCCGGATCATCGACCGGTGGGGCGTGGACCTGGCCCACGGTCCGTACGCCGCGGCGATGTACGCGGCCACCCTCGACCTTCCGGTCGAGCTCGCCGCCGACCTGCCCGGCCTGGCGTTCCGGCTCGAGGACATCGGGCGACTGCCGGTCGGCACCACCCCTGTGCGCCTGCCCCCCACCGCCGACGAGGCCGAGGCCGAGTTCGCCCGCAACGGCGACATCCGGCTGCGCCAGGCGTTGCTGCCTCTCGTCACCCGCCGCCGGCTGGGCCGTTTCGAGGAGGCGATGGAGATCGTCCGGGCGGCCGCGCCCCTGGCCGAGGCCAGTGTCTATCCCTGGTACGGCGACCGCGGCCGGATCCTGCCCTACTGGCACCTCCAGGCCGGGATCACCGCCCAGGTCGCCGGCGACCTGACAGCCGCGCGGACTTCGTTCCTCACGGCCTGGACGCACCGGGAGCGGGATCCGTACGGCTTCGTCGCCCGGGGCACCGCCGGCAAGCTCGCCCTGGTCGAGGCGCTGCGGGGTGCGTACGCCGCCAGCGTCGGCTGGCTCGACGAGGCGGCGCGCGCCGGACGCCGTCCCGACCTGTGGGTCGACGGCTTCGTCGAGTCCAACCTCACCGCGGTGCGGGCCCTCCACGCGATCGACGGGCTCGATCGGGAGGCCGAGCAGCACGTGCGTGCGATGCCCCACCCCAGCCAACGCGGCGAGCAATGGGTGGTCCACCTGTGGATCCAGGTGCGACACGCGCTGACCCGCGGCGACACCGCGTACGCACGCCACGTCGTCGAGGACTCGATGGCGGCGCAGCGCACGGCACTGACCCGGGCCGGCCTCGCGGCCGCAGTCGTCCCGCTGCTGTGGTCCGACGTCCACCTCGCGACGGGACAGGCCAATCGCGCACTGGCCGCGCTCAGCGGCGTACCGGACCTCGCGGGCACGGGCCGCGTCCTCCGCGCCCGGACGCTGCTCCTCACCGGTGAGCACGAGGCGGCCCTCGCCGCGGCCGGGACCGTCGTCCAGGACAGCGCCGCGAGCCGCCGGTCGGTGACCGAGGCCCTGCTGGTGATCGCGGCTGCCCGGCACGCGACGGGTGACCGGCCGGGCGCCGTCGAGGCTGCCCAGCGCGGCGTGGCCCGCGCTCAGGAGCAGAACGCGCCGCGCGCCCTCGCCACGGTCCCCCGGACCACCCTCGACGACCTCGTCACCGAGGTGCCCGGCCTCGCCGACCTGCTCGACGTCCTCGACCGGCGCGGGATCACCGACATCTATCCCAAGTCGGTCGATCTGGTGAGCGTGACCAGGCGCGAGCGCGACCTGCTGGAGGACCTCGCCTCCGGCCTGTCGCTGCCCGAGATCGCGAAGGCCAACTTCGTCTCGGTCAACACGGTCAAGACCCACCTGGCCAGCCTTCGTCGCAAGCTCGACGCACGCTCCCGCGACGCGGTGGTGCTCAGGGCGCGGCTCCTCGGGCTGCTCGACCCGACCGACTGACCGAGCCCTACGGCGACCACAGGCTGCGCCGTCATCGGCTCTCCAGGCGCTCGCCCAGCCCGGCGAGCACGGTGCACAGGTGGGTCAGGACCTCGATCTCGGGCTCGTCGGCCAACCGCGAGCGGGCTGCGTCGATCTCGGTGCGCAGGCGCTGCAGACGGAGCTCGACGAGCGCGTCGAACTCCGTCGTGCGTCGTACGACGATCGGGAGCCTGCTGTGCATGTCCCTGATTCTGGGTGCGGCACGGGCGGGCTCGGGGGTCCCGAGCCCGATGTCACCCCCGAGTTCACCCGTGCACGATGCGGTGCAGCTCGCCCATCCGGGTGTCGAGGTCGTGGGCGACCCGGGCGGCGGCGGAGAGCTCCTCGACGAGCTCGGCCGGCACGTCCTTGGCGTACTTGTAGTAGATCTTGTGCTCGACGCTGGCCCAGAAGTCCATCGCCACCGTGCGGATCTGGACCTCGATCGGCACCGCGTGGGTCGTGTCGGACAAGAAGACCGGGATCTCGACGATCGCGTGCAGGCTCCGGTATCCGTTGGCCTTGGGCTGCGCGACGTAGTCCTTGACCTGGCGCACCGTGACGTCAGGCTGCGAGGTGAGCATCTCGAGGACCCGGTAGACGTCGGAGATGAAGCTGCACACGATGCGGACGCCGGCGATGTCGCGGATCTGCTCAGCGATCGCGTCGAGCTCCAACGGACAGCCGATCCGCTCGGCCTTCCGGCGCAGGCTGTCGATGGTCTTGATCCGCGAGGTGACGTGCTCGATCGGGTTGGCCCCGTCGCGGAAGGTCATCTCCTCGCGCAGGATGTTGATCTTGGTCAGGATCTCGTCGAGGCCGAACTTGTAGTTCAGGTGGAACAGCCGGAGCTCACGCAGGAAGCCCGACTGCTCCTCGGGGACGATGGCGCTCACGCGTCGAGTGTGCCCGGTGCCCGATGACCGGAGCAGGTCCGGCCCTTCACATTCGAGGACACGGCGCGTGAAGCCCACCTCCCTAACGTGCTGCCCGGAGCGGAGGACACCGGGAGAGGGGCTTGCATGTCGGGCACGCACGAGGGAACGCGGGACTGGCCGGCGACGGTCGCGGCGGCGGCCGTCCTGGCAGGGCTCGCCGAGAGGAACCACCCGGCGGGGTGGCTGCTCCTCGCCGCGCTCGAGGCCGACCCGCCGGCCGACGGGGACGACCCGCTGGGCTGGGGTCCGACGCTGGCCCGGGTGGCGTACCGGCCGTGGTCCACCGAGACCGACCCCGCCACCGAGGAGGTGCTCCGGGCGGCCGATCCCCGGGTCCGGCGCGCGGTCGAGGAGTTCCGTCGGGCCTGCCAGCAACGTGAGTCGGACCGCGAACGGGCCGCGGTCGCGGCGGAGGTACGCCGGATCGTGGCGATGAGCGGCCTGAGCCAGCGCGCGTTCGCGGCCCGGGTCGGTACGTCGGCGTCGCGGCTGTCGAGCTACGTGCACGGGCACGTCGTACCGTCGGCGACCATGATGCTGCGGATCAAGCGGGTCGAGCGCCACTTGCGGCTGGGCGGGGAGGTCCCGCGCGCGTCCTGAGGGCTGTTGGT
The genomic region above belongs to Nocardioides sp. QY071 and contains:
- a CDS encoding GTP pyrophosphokinase family protein, translated to MSAIVPEEQSGFLRELRLFHLNYKFGLDEILTKINILREEMTFRDGANPIEHVTSRIKTIDSLRRKAERIGCPLELDAIAEQIRDIAGVRIVCSFISDVYRVLEMLTSQPDVTVRQVKDYVAQPKANGYRSLHAIVEIPVFLSDTTHAVPIEVQIRTVAMDFWASVEHKIYYKYAKDVPAELVEELSAAARVAHDLDTRMGELHRIVHG
- a CDS encoding LuxR C-terminal-related transcriptional regulator, whose translation is MLDVDPAHHDVVEIIAVLGPTEIAELDDLGGPGTTTAAQDAIDAGHLALRAEDAAVTLASGVRAARVCDALRRDQPDRVAQLLRRQADLRLVSGRLDAGLTAARTLGDLERTARIIDRWGVDLAHGPYAAAMYAATLDLPVELAADLPGLAFRLEDIGRLPVGTTPVRLPPTADEAEAEFARNGDIRLRQALLPLVTRRRLGRFEEAMEIVRAAAPLAEASVYPWYGDRGRILPYWHLQAGITAQVAGDLTAARTSFLTAWTHRERDPYGFVARGTAGKLALVEALRGAYAASVGWLDEAARAGRRPDLWVDGFVESNLTAVRALHAIDGLDREAEQHVRAMPHPSQRGEQWVVHLWIQVRHALTRGDTAYARHVVEDSMAAQRTALTRAGLAAAVVPLLWSDVHLATGQANRALAALSGVPDLAGTGRVLRARTLLLTGEHEAALAAAGTVVQDSAASRRSVTEALLVIAAARHATGDRPGAVEAAQRGVARAQEQNAPRALATVPRTTLDDLVTEVPGLADLLDVLDRRGITDIYPKSVDLVSVTRRERDLLEDLASGLSLPEIAKANFVSVNTVKTHLASLRRKLDARSRDAVVLRARLLGLLDPTD
- a CDS encoding MFS transporter, with protein sequence MPVQRLRPASVAALCVTELCALGALVVPLVVGLSLLVRELDSGLAPETRLSWVETTGALAGMTFNPVWGWLSDRRVRRGGDRTRWIVGGTVCGCAFAVTATFMPNLPLLVAVWACAQASYSATFAALYGTLSDVVPPADRTRVSGWFAAAATGAIALGGLIGYALLSGHFGAVLREPRASFVLLSIVAVPVAAVAAWHLRTLEPFPHEPAPVRRPADGPRGLVAVLAGAGAPYWWLWLQRLFAQAAYSCLTVYGVFFLIRRVGREPHDAASLVALVTAIGAATGMVMAIGGARALARRVGYRPVMAGGILLLLGANLVLTTATGTPAYVLALLCAGAGLGTYVALDLAVALAVLPHGANGRLLGYFNIARTLPQTVVPALGPAFLAIGSGDLVGVDPSRNYFAFFVFGSALAAVALVLLTRMTLPERDSMG
- a CDS encoding helix-turn-helix transcriptional regulator, which produces MSGTHEGTRDWPATVAAAAVLAGLAERNHPAGWLLLAALEADPPADGDDPLGWGPTLARVAYRPWSTETDPATEEVLRAADPRVRRAVEEFRRACQQRESDRERAAVAAEVRRIVAMSGLSQRAFAARVGTSASRLSSYVHGHVVPSATMMLRIKRVERHLRLGGEVPRAS